In Halomarina salina, one DNA window encodes the following:
- a CDS encoding MFS transporter produces the protein MSRRVQLVEFARDGDWSVVAGAGLFVALAAGGYYYNITFVQLGLVDLGTTVVGLDGDTVSTWMAGFALLTVAVAVATGWTMDRRGWSRSVLTKLRLVTLTVAAQLLLVVVAPLVRSPAGFGALVVWCSLSLGVAVPATFALAVDLVPVPDRGAVGAAATAGAFGIGAVYPLEWDVVAFSRVMAVAIVPALVVLGTLAVRENALVARWDRQRERFGVGRFRRTEDVTTRTLTFWVLVLLLFGAFFVDSLGFLRIVETPSLVGGSWQSPDVGVRVAIAASHVAGAIAAAVLYRNFGRTWLFCWVFGTFAVTHLLYTFAVRFDTGGSVLAMPLFYALAVSLYTTFNFALWADLSTPADVGLHTAVGVGVAGWTATFLSTALALSFEARGVTLLAHLELVNALAVVLTLVVGTLLYVRWALAGRERDRRREVRQ, from the coding sequence GTGTCACGTCGCGTGCAGCTGGTCGAGTTCGCCCGCGACGGGGACTGGTCGGTCGTCGCCGGCGCGGGGCTGTTCGTCGCGCTCGCGGCTGGCGGGTACTACTACAACATCACGTTCGTCCAGCTGGGTCTCGTCGACCTCGGGACGACGGTGGTGGGACTCGACGGCGACACCGTCTCGACCTGGATGGCAGGGTTCGCGCTGCTCACCGTCGCCGTCGCGGTGGCGACCGGGTGGACGATGGACCGCCGGGGCTGGAGTCGGTCGGTCCTCACGAAACTCCGTCTCGTGACGCTCACCGTCGCCGCGCAGTTGCTGCTCGTGGTCGTCGCACCGCTGGTCCGCTCGCCCGCCGGGTTCGGCGCACTCGTCGTCTGGTGTTCGCTGTCGCTCGGCGTCGCCGTCCCCGCGACGTTCGCGCTCGCGGTCGATCTCGTCCCGGTGCCCGACCGCGGGGCCGTCGGGGCGGCGGCGACGGCCGGCGCGTTCGGCATCGGCGCGGTGTACCCGCTGGAGTGGGACGTCGTCGCGTTCAGTCGGGTGATGGCCGTCGCCATCGTGCCTGCGCTCGTCGTCCTCGGAACGCTGGCGGTCCGGGAGAACGCGCTGGTCGCGCGGTGGGACCGCCAGCGGGAACGGTTCGGCGTCGGCAGATTCCGCCGAACCGAGGACGTCACGACCAGGACCTTGACGTTCTGGGTGCTCGTCCTGCTGCTGTTCGGAGCGTTCTTCGTCGACAGTCTGGGGTTCCTGCGCATCGTCGAGACGCCGTCGCTGGTCGGCGGGTCGTGGCAGTCGCCCGACGTCGGTGTCCGGGTGGCCATCGCCGCCAGCCACGTCGCCGGGGCGATAGCCGCCGCGGTCCTCTATCGGAACTTCGGGCGTACCTGGCTGTTCTGCTGGGTGTTCGGGACGTTCGCCGTCACGCACCTGCTGTACACGTTCGCCGTCCGGTTCGACACGGGCGGGTCGGTGCTGGCGATGCCGCTGTTCTACGCGCTGGCGGTGAGCCTCTACACGACGTTCAACTTCGCGCTGTGGGCGGATCTCTCGACGCCCGCGGACGTGGGGCTCCACACCGCCGTCGGCGTCGGCGTTGCCGGGTGGACGGCGACGTTCCTCAGCACGGCGCTGGCGCTCTCCTTCGAGGCGCGCGGCGTCACGCTGCTCGCGCATCTCGAACTGGTGAACGCGCTGGCCGTGGTGCTGACGCTCGTCGTCGGCACGCTGCTGTACGTCCGGTGGGCACTGGCGGGCCGGGAGCGGGACCGGAGACGGGAGGTGCGACAGTGA